A single region of the Pelorhabdus rhamnosifermentans genome encodes:
- a CDS encoding tail protein X encodes MATDTYTTKQGDMWDMIAFKVYGDEYKMHYLMDANKEHVETVIFPAGITLMVPTLSTSQKTNLPPWKQEFS; translated from the coding sequence ATGGCTACTGATACTTATACGACGAAGCAGGGCGACATGTGGGACATGATCGCCTTTAAAGTTTACGGCGACGAGTATAAAATGCATTATTTGATGGACGCCAACAAAGAACACGTCGAAACGGTTATTTTCCCGGCGGGAATAACGCTTATGGTGCCGACATTATCGACAAGTCAAAAGACTAATTTACCGCCATGGAAGCAGGAATTCTCATGA
- a CDS encoding phage late control D family protein, giving the protein MIARNTSLDIVYEKTNITEDLRPHLKGWTYTDNLSGQSDDLQITLEDRDHLWMGDWYPEHGAKLTATMKRTNWTVEQTKKDFSLGVFEIDEIENSYPPSEVTIKALSVFQTTALKGEMKNRAWEKTKLSVIANDIASDAGMKLYYDVSDDPEYDRKEQTEEQDLSFLQKLCTEAGLALKVSDSQIVIFDEAKYEQADPVMTIDFKTFPIKKFRGRGTIDDTYSSVWITYRSPKGRVKMNYTYTPPNPPAVGRVLVIRERFDSLSEAERKAKKALRDKNSKAWNVSLTILEDIQICASQNITLKNFGKYDGKWIATQVTHGQSNSGDEVSLQLRRCLEGY; this is encoded by the coding sequence ATGATTGCAAGAAATACTAGCCTGGATATTGTTTACGAAAAAACGAATATCACGGAAGATTTGCGGCCGCACCTGAAAGGGTGGACGTACACGGATAATTTATCCGGACAGTCAGACGACCTGCAGATCACGTTGGAAGATCGGGATCATTTATGGATGGGCGATTGGTATCCCGAACACGGCGCTAAACTTACGGCGACTATGAAGCGGACAAACTGGACAGTAGAGCAAACAAAGAAAGATTTTTCGCTTGGGGTGTTTGAAATTGACGAAATTGAAAACAGTTATCCACCGTCGGAAGTGACGATTAAAGCCCTTTCCGTTTTTCAGACGACGGCCCTAAAAGGCGAAATGAAAAACCGCGCATGGGAAAAAACAAAGCTGTCCGTCATTGCAAACGATATTGCCAGCGACGCGGGGATGAAACTCTATTATGATGTGTCGGACGATCCAGAGTATGACCGCAAAGAGCAAACGGAAGAGCAGGACCTGTCTTTTCTGCAGAAGTTATGTACCGAAGCTGGTTTGGCCCTGAAAGTTTCAGATTCACAGATTGTCATTTTTGACGAGGCGAAATATGAGCAGGCCGATCCAGTAATGACAATTGATTTTAAAACGTTTCCAATAAAAAAATTTCGCGGTCGTGGGACGATTGACGACACCTATTCGTCGGTGTGGATCACCTACCGAAGCCCCAAAGGCCGGGTAAAGATGAATTATACCTACACGCCACCGAATCCGCCGGCCGTTGGCCGCGTGCTTGTCATCCGGGAGCGGTTTGACAGCTTGAGCGAAGCGGAACGGAAGGCGAAAAAGGCACTACGCGATAAAAATTCGAAGGCGTGGAATGTAAGCCTGACGATTTTGGAGGATATCCAGATATGCGCATCGCAAAATATTACGCTGAAAAACTTTGGCAAGTATGACGGGAAATGGATCGCTACGCAGGTGACGCACGGTCAAAGCAATAGCGGCGATGAAGTCAGCCTGCAACTGCGTCGATGTTTGGAGGGCTATTGA
- a CDS encoding phage baseplate assembly protein V, which produces MDAKTKNLFRIGTVCDLDPSRQRVRVNFDDLGTVSPWMQMPAFGAAGDDYFWMPEIDEQVACFFMPTGNEEGYVLFSVRGTANAPKSGDANKRYISFSDGGGVEYDKSSGTLTINATNIVIKGNINLTGTMTSTGGITSSGDVKAGGISLEEHTHSGVESGGSSTGGPQ; this is translated from the coding sequence ATGGACGCAAAAACAAAAAATTTATTTCGGATTGGTACGGTTTGCGACTTGGACCCGTCGAGGCAGCGCGTGAGGGTGAATTTTGACGACCTGGGCACCGTGTCACCTTGGATGCAGATGCCGGCATTTGGCGCGGCTGGTGATGATTATTTTTGGATGCCGGAAATAGACGAACAGGTAGCTTGTTTTTTCATGCCGACAGGGAACGAAGAAGGATATGTACTTTTTAGCGTCAGAGGAACAGCAAACGCGCCAAAATCGGGAGACGCCAACAAAAGGTATATTTCCTTTAGTGATGGCGGTGGCGTCGAATATGATAAATCATCCGGAACATTGACCATAAATGCAACAAACATCGTCATTAAAGGCAATATTAACTTAACAGGCACCATGACTTCAACGGGCGGGATAACCTCAAGCGGAGACGTCAAAGCAGGCGGGATTTCCTTAGAAGAACATACCCATAGCGGCGTAGAGTCGGGTGGAAGCAGTACAGGAGGCCCACAATGA
- a CDS encoding phage tail protein, with protein sequence MSIGVIQGTTATNEIVQVVFEAYYKSDISSLQELANNLTSNLTGSNFSLFRSNTNFKLLTLDNFQRAAEGRWATHEIIGTDKKPLKEFLGPGLEKITFSIFLSVGLGITPETELTKLRTLRDSGVVCDFVLGSAPVTSNSWVITSLSEAHQLKDNSGQTVQAVVNVSMEEYVKKATTNG encoded by the coding sequence ATGAGTATAGGAGTTATACAGGGAACAACAGCGACGAATGAAATTGTACAGGTGGTTTTTGAGGCTTACTATAAATCTGATATATCATCTTTGCAGGAACTTGCTAATAATTTAACGAGTAATTTGACGGGATCAAACTTTTCCTTATTCAGGTCAAACACAAATTTTAAACTTCTGACTTTAGATAATTTCCAACGAGCAGCAGAGGGGCGCTGGGCAACGCACGAAATCATCGGCACGGATAAAAAACCGCTAAAAGAATTTTTAGGTCCAGGACTAGAAAAAATAACGTTTTCAATTTTTTTATCAGTTGGTTTGGGGATCACACCGGAAACAGAACTGACAAAGCTACGCACTTTACGTGACAGCGGAGTCGTTTGCGATTTTGTCCTGGGAAGTGCACCAGTAACATCGAATAGCTGGGTTATAACGTCATTATCAGAAGCACATCAACTCAAAGACAACAGCGGGCAAACAGTTCAGGCCGTTGTGAATGTCAGCATGGAGGAATATGTAAAGAAGGCGACAACAAATGGCTGA
- a CDS encoding baseplate assembly protein: protein MSSLSNLPSITFAEKDASIIETDMINTYEQTSGQTLADADPRKKLLQSEVPIITGQRSAIDYSAKQNLLAYARKAFLDHIGILVGCTRIPATAASDTVRFTLSIARIVNTPIAAGKRVTAGDNIFFATTIETVIPAGTISADILVQCMTTGALGNGYAPGTLNTLVDPIPYVASVSNTTTSQGGVDIESDDAFRDRIQQAPESFSTAGPDGAYKYWAKTASSLIADVKPYSPSPGVVNICILLANGEIPGQEMLDAVLAICNDKKIRPLTDKVQAVAPTQVSYNIDVAYWIDQQNASVAASIQKAVQAAVNDYILWQKSALGRGVDPSQLIYLMKQAGAERVAVTAPAYQALTDSQVAKEGTIAVNYSGTEATS, encoded by the coding sequence ATGAGTAGTTTGAGCAATTTGCCGAGCATAACTTTTGCCGAAAAGGATGCATCGATAATCGAAACGGATATGATTAATACTTATGAGCAAACATCTGGGCAGACGCTTGCTGACGCCGATCCGCGTAAGAAGCTGCTGCAGTCGGAAGTTCCGATTATCACCGGACAGCGGTCCGCCATCGACTATTCGGCAAAACAAAATTTATTAGCTTATGCGAGAAAGGCTTTTCTTGACCATATTGGTATTTTGGTTGGTTGTACTCGTATTCCGGCCACAGCAGCTAGTGATACGGTACGTTTTACATTGAGTATTGCACGCATCGTGAACACACCGATTGCAGCCGGAAAACGAGTAACAGCGGGAGATAATATATTTTTTGCGACGACGATAGAAACAGTTATTCCAGCGGGTACGATATCGGCAGATATTTTAGTGCAGTGCATGACGACGGGAGCACTTGGAAACGGTTATGCACCTGGTACTTTAAATACTTTAGTTGATCCTATTCCATATGTGGCTAGCGTGTCCAACACAACAACGAGTCAAGGCGGTGTTGATATTGAAAGCGATGATGCATTTCGTGACCGCATCCAACAAGCACCAGAAAGTTTCTCCACAGCTGGTCCCGATGGTGCTTATAAATATTGGGCAAAAACGGCGTCTAGTTTAATTGCAGATGTGAAACCGTACTCACCTAGCCCCGGTGTGGTGAATATTTGTATATTACTCGCTAATGGTGAAATACCAGGGCAGGAAATGTTAGATGCTGTGTTAGCCATTTGTAATGATAAAAAAATCCGGCCTTTGACGGATAAGGTGCAGGCCGTAGCACCGACACAGGTAAGCTATAACATTGATGTGGCGTATTGGATTGATCAGCAAAATGCGAGTGTAGCAGCTAGTATACAAAAGGCTGTACAGGCAGCCGTCAACGATTATATACTCTGGCAAAAATCAGCTTTAGGACGTGGCGTTGACCCATCGCAATTAATTTATTTAATGAAGCAAGCAGGGGCAGAGCGGGTAGCTGTGACTGCGCCAGCTTATCAAGCGCTAACGGATAGCCAAGTTGCTAAAGAAGGTACGATTGCTGTCAATTATAGCGGAACCGAGGCGACGTCGTGA
- a CDS encoding phage tail protein I, giving the protein MSSDIYNINWLDIIPPSISGDPQVQAISAAVTPELQQVSQSIRECIILARLDELEESVVDLLAWQYHVDFYDAALPIDQKRNLVRTSIDAHRHKGTPYAVELVVKAILKDAIVQEWFDYGGEPYYFRVVKIGGDMVQPEVYTKLKTAINMVKNTRSWLDGVSLYREMSSNIYYGFSQSIHQKIDLYPSAFKMPNVETGQYMGGLISLHNKIELTG; this is encoded by the coding sequence GTGAGTAGCGATATTTATAACATTAACTGGCTTGATATTATACCGCCAAGCATTAGCGGCGATCCGCAAGTACAGGCCATTAGTGCAGCTGTCACGCCCGAATTGCAACAGGTGAGCCAATCCATTCGCGAATGTATTATCTTGGCACGACTGGATGAGCTAGAAGAGTCCGTCGTAGACCTTTTAGCTTGGCAATACCATGTAGATTTTTATGATGCAGCTTTGCCGATTGATCAAAAAAGGAATCTTGTTCGGACTTCGATTGATGCCCACAGGCATAAAGGTACGCCCTATGCGGTTGAACTTGTGGTTAAGGCAATTCTAAAAGATGCTATCGTGCAGGAATGGTTTGACTATGGTGGTGAACCATATTATTTTCGAGTTGTAAAAATTGGCGGCGATATGGTACAGCCAGAAGTCTACACGAAATTAAAAACAGCTATTAATATGGTGAAAAATACCCGATCATGGCTGGATGGTGTGTCGCTATATCGCGAAATGAGCAGTAATATTTATTATGGATTTTCGCAGAGCATTCATCAAAAAATTGACCTTTATCCGTCTGCGTTTAAAATGCCTAATGTGGAAACAGGGCAATATATGGGTGGTCTAATATCACTGCACAATAAAATTGAATTAACGGGGTGA
- a CDS encoding phage tail-collar fiber domain-containing protein — protein MPNWSGGILTTKGQALQAKVDSGQVKLTLTKMKIGSGVLASGQSLLELTDLIRPEQNIPISGVSANGNIATITGVITNSGLLAGFYVREIGVFAQDSDVGEILYSVNVDAAPDYLPPEGSSMAVSSEFNYHVAVSNAANVTATISMNGLVTVEILEQHTKRTDNPHNVTAAQVGAETPAGAQQKADTAKAASTQYTDAKMAALVAAAPGALDTLKELADALGDDSNFATTITNALAAKANKTDIPTTPAQVGAAPADYGLGTPSATFNYDANLLLTNGFYQSASALLANLPDNTATYFVQVIGSNGVNYAKQIAANASTGVMYARSCVNAIWSVWKQLVTGDDSRLSDARPANGGNADTVGHYSVDNLMRAGTTLQNQNVTQDRGNVINSLVPDSNTDLPPVYTYGTLLNLNGGAAKAMLYISHHGEAAIQGCWDTNWTGWKQLATTDQTTYITASGSGTNYYWRKWSNGDIEIWGSVATTVGGASQPVSFPIALSTVDTFLHNFYDTGWPSGYILRAINISGAGFEYNWDGFNTNGSGNSCKIAYYVKGR, from the coding sequence ATGCCAAATTGGTCAGGAGGAATACTGACTACGAAAGGGCAGGCTTTGCAAGCAAAAGTGGATAGTGGTCAGGTCAAGCTGACACTAACCAAAATGAAAATTGGTTCAGGAGTGTTGGCAAGTGGCCAGAGTTTATTAGAACTTACGGATTTGATTAGACCAGAGCAAAATATACCGATTAGCGGTGTTTCCGCGAACGGCAATATAGCAACCATAACCGGCGTGATAACCAATTCGGGATTATTGGCCGGTTTTTATGTGCGTGAAATTGGAGTGTTTGCACAGGATTCGGACGTGGGGGAAATTCTCTATTCTGTAAATGTCGATGCGGCACCAGATTATTTGCCGCCAGAAGGCAGTTCAATGGCTGTGTCAAGTGAATTTAATTATCACGTGGCTGTAAGTAACGCAGCAAATGTGACGGCCACAATTAGTATGAATGGTTTGGTAACAGTGGAGATTTTAGAGCAGCATACAAAACGCACAGATAACCCTCACAACGTAACTGCTGCTCAAGTAGGCGCTGAAACCCCAGCGGGCGCACAACAAAAAGCTGATACAGCCAAGGCAGCGTCAACTCAATACACTGATGCGAAAATGGCGGCTTTGGTAGCTGCTGCACCAGGGGCACTTGATACACTTAAAGAATTGGCAGATGCCCTGGGCGATGATTCGAATTTTGCAACAACGATAACGAATGCACTGGCGGCGAAAGCAAATAAAACCGACATACCTACTACCCCGGCACAAGTAGGAGCAGCACCTGCTGATTATGGATTAGGGACACCCTCAGCAACATTTAATTATGATGCTAATTTATTATTGACTAATGGATTTTACCAATCGGCATCTGCACTTTTGGCAAATTTACCAGATAATACCGCTACCTATTTTGTACAAGTAATAGGTAGCAATGGTGTTAATTATGCAAAACAAATTGCTGCTAATGCATCCACAGGAGTTATGTATGCGAGGTCGTGTGTAAATGCTATTTGGTCTGTATGGAAGCAACTTGTTACAGGGGACGACTCCCGCCTATCTGATGCACGCCCTGCCAACGGCGGTAATGCGGATACAGTAGGACACTATAGTGTTGATAATCTGATGCGGGCTGGAACTACGTTACAAAACCAGAATGTAACGCAAGACAGAGGAAATGTTATTAATTCCTTAGTTCCTGATAGTAATACAGACTTGCCACCTGTATATACATACGGGACACTTTTAAATTTAAACGGTGGGGCTGCCAAAGCAATGTTGTATATATCCCATCACGGAGAGGCCGCAATACAAGGCTGTTGGGATACTAACTGGACAGGATGGAAACAGCTTGCTACGACAGACCAAACAACATACATTACAGCTTCTGGCTCAGGCACAAATTATTACTGGCGTAAGTGGTCAAACGGGGATATAGAAATATGGGGTTCTGTCGCTACTACAGTTGGTGGCGCATCTCAACCTGTTTCATTTCCTATTGCCTTGAGCACTGTCGATACATTTTTGCATAATTTTTATGACACTGGTTGGCCATCCGGATATATACTGCGAGCAATTAATATTTCGGGGGCGGGCTTTGAATATAACTGGGACGGTTTCAATACCAATGGATCAGGTAACTCGTGTAAAATTGCTTATTACGTAAAAGGAAGGTAA
- a CDS encoding glycoprotease yields MNDIRNFITEHKRTLIIGGLILLLIVVYFLGRNHATIATQESQPVQIPQELLNNINALQNKLDLSEQNTRLLASALDKIKARQIAPVANYYVTAPTIEKAADVIQQQIKDNDPTLPPAALEKTDKTVVAPITKDLTGNTLPTDQQKVDVYKIDLRKDHRIKIGATIVDSKAYAAVGYEQGRFEAVAHADGKNVKGGTVMWNAIEW; encoded by the coding sequence TTGAATGACATAAGAAATTTTATTACGGAGCACAAGAGAACGCTGATTATTGGCGGTCTCATTTTATTGCTGATTGTTGTTTATTTCCTAGGTCGTAATCATGCTACTATAGCGACACAGGAGTCCCAGCCTGTGCAGATACCACAGGAGTTACTAAACAATATTAATGCTTTGCAAAATAAGCTTGATTTATCAGAACAAAATACACGGTTACTGGCCAGTGCACTCGATAAAATAAAAGCCAGACAGATTGCGCCAGTGGCTAATTATTACGTGACAGCCCCAACAATAGAGAAAGCCGCTGATGTTATTCAGCAACAGATTAAAGATAATGACCCGACATTACCGCCTGCTGCGCTCGAAAAGACGGATAAAACCGTTGTTGCGCCAATTACAAAAGATTTAACGGGGAATACGCTGCCAACTGATCAGCAGAAAGTAGACGTATATAAGATTGATTTACGTAAGGACCATAGAATTAAAATTGGTGCCACTATAGTGGACAGTAAAGCCTATGCGGCAGTTGGATATGAGCAGGGGCGGTTCGAAGCAGTTGCACATGCTGATGGTAAGAATGTAAAAGGCGGTACTGTGATGTGGAATGCAATTGAATGGTAA
- a CDS encoding STAS-like domain-containing protein — protein sequence MSLAVDKRQGILEYLLKEIKKNNTSLVLATSQQFKISKQSIYRYISHLAENGQILVTKNGRYNSYKLVRKQKIFDYKTKGLQEDIVWANDILPVIKDSIPKNVLNACNYGFTEILNNTIDHSGAKEVQVVLTIDPVSIEFAILDAGVGIFNKIQKSLGLDNPKQSILELAKGKFTTDPDNHSGEGIFFTSRIFDSFYIHSDELQFLSGRNNGPDYLFEDKKSFEGTCVMMEINKDSDVNTQKVFDEFTAIDDDYGFTKTHIPVRLAEHEGELLVSRSQAKRLAHRFEHFKEVVLDFKDVTEIGQAFADELFRVFNAAHPEVKLYPINMSKEVQKMVFRVLPSNYAN from the coding sequence ATGTCACTCGCTGTTGATAAGCGTCAAGGAATATTAGAATACTTGCTGAAAGAAATTAAGAAGAACAACACTTCTCTGGTTTTAGCGACAAGCCAACAGTTTAAAATATCTAAACAATCCATTTATAGATATATTTCTCATCTAGCTGAAAATGGGCAAATATTAGTAACTAAAAATGGAAGATATAATAGTTACAAACTTGTGAGAAAGCAAAAGATTTTTGATTATAAAACTAAAGGATTACAAGAAGATATAGTATGGGCAAATGATATCTTACCAGTAATAAAAGATTCTATACCTAAGAATGTTTTAAATGCATGCAATTATGGATTTACGGAAATCCTAAATAATACAATTGATCATTCTGGAGCTAAGGAGGTTCAAGTTGTATTAACAATAGATCCTGTTTCAATTGAATTTGCGATTCTTGATGCTGGTGTGGGGATATTTAACAAAATTCAAAAATCATTAGGCTTGGATAATCCGAAACAGTCTATTTTGGAATTAGCAAAAGGAAAATTCACCACAGATCCAGACAATCATTCTGGAGAAGGAATTTTTTTTACATCACGAATTTTTGATAGTTTTTATATACATTCTGATGAATTACAATTTCTGTCTGGCAGAAATAATGGTCCAGACTATCTATTCGAAGATAAAAAATCATTTGAAGGAACGTGCGTTATGATGGAAATTAATAAAGATTCTGACGTAAATACTCAAAAAGTTTTTGATGAGTTTACAGCAATAGATGACGATTATGGTTTTACTAAAACACACATTCCTGTACGTTTAGCTGAACACGAAGGCGAATTATTAGTATCTAGGTCACAAGCAAAACGATTGGCACATCGTTTTGAACATTTTAAGGAAGTTGTGCTTGATTTTAAAGACGTAACCGAAATTGGTCAGGCATTTGCTGATGAATTGTTTAGGGTATTTAATGCTGCTCATCCGGAAGTTAAACTTTATCCAATTAATATGTCTAAAGAGGTTCAAAAAATGGTTTTTCGAGTACTACCGAGCAATTATGCTAATTAA